In a genomic window of Streptomyces sp. NBC_01231:
- the paaN gene encoding phenylacetic acid degradation protein PaaN produces the protein MAAELTAHDLIAKHRPTLDQALEVIRTRAYWSPHPEHPKAYGENGSLDAAAGKAAFDALLGTRLDLGQPGTDDWVGGEVSPYGIELGVTYPHADVDALLIAMKAGQRAWRDAGAEIRAVVCLEILNRISDRTHEFAHAVMHTSGQAFMMALQAGGPHAQDRGLEAVAYAYVEQVRTPDTAEWTKPQGKRDPLALTKQFTPVPRGIGLVIGCNTFPTWNGYPGLFASLATGNAVLVKPHPRAVLPLALTVQVARQVLAEAGFDPNLVALAAERPGEGIAKTLATRPEIRIIDYTGSTAFGDWLEANARQAQVYTEKAGVNSVLVESTGNYKGMLANLAFSLSLYSGQMCTTPQNLLVPRDGIRTDEGPKTFEEVVADLARSVDGLLGDDARANALLGAIVNPDVKTRLEAASGLGEVALGSREISNPEFPGAVVRTPVIVKLDGARKYWDGADDEPAYLRECFGPVSFAVAVDSAADGTELLRRTIREKGAMTVGAYTTDEDVEQAVQEVCLEEAAQLSLNLTGGVYVNQTAAFSDLHGSGGNPAANAALTDGAFVANRFRVVEVRRDA, from the coding sequence ATGGCCGCCGAACTCACCGCGCACGATCTGATCGCCAAGCACCGGCCCACCCTCGACCAGGCGCTGGAAGTGATCCGCACGCGCGCGTACTGGTCGCCGCACCCCGAGCACCCCAAGGCCTACGGCGAGAACGGCAGCCTGGACGCCGCGGCGGGCAAGGCCGCCTTCGACGCCCTCCTGGGCACCCGCCTCGACCTCGGCCAGCCCGGCACGGACGACTGGGTGGGCGGCGAGGTCTCCCCGTACGGCATCGAGCTGGGCGTCACCTACCCGCACGCGGACGTCGACGCGCTGCTGATCGCCATGAAGGCCGGACAGCGTGCCTGGCGGGACGCGGGCGCGGAGATCCGCGCGGTGGTCTGCCTGGAGATCCTCAACCGGATCAGCGACCGGACGCACGAGTTCGCGCACGCGGTCATGCACACCTCCGGCCAGGCCTTCATGATGGCGCTCCAGGCGGGCGGCCCGCACGCGCAGGACCGCGGACTGGAAGCGGTGGCGTACGCGTACGTGGAGCAGGTCCGCACACCCGACACCGCGGAGTGGACCAAGCCTCAGGGCAAGCGCGACCCGCTGGCGCTCACCAAGCAGTTCACCCCGGTACCGAGGGGCATCGGCCTCGTCATCGGCTGCAACACCTTCCCGACGTGGAACGGCTACCCGGGCCTGTTCGCCTCCCTCGCCACGGGCAACGCGGTCCTGGTCAAGCCGCACCCGCGCGCGGTGCTGCCGCTGGCGCTCACCGTGCAGGTGGCCCGCCAGGTTCTGGCCGAGGCCGGATTCGACCCGAACCTGGTGGCCCTCGCCGCCGAGCGCCCCGGCGAGGGCATCGCGAAGACGCTGGCCACCCGCCCGGAGATCCGGATCATCGACTACACGGGCTCGACGGCGTTCGGCGACTGGCTGGAGGCCAACGCCCGCCAGGCGCAGGTCTACACCGAGAAGGCCGGTGTCAACTCCGTGCTGGTGGAGTCGACCGGCAACTACAAGGGGATGCTCGCCAACCTGGCCTTCTCGCTGTCCCTGTACAGCGGCCAGATGTGCACCACCCCGCAGAACCTGCTCGTCCCGCGCGACGGCATCCGCACCGACGAGGGCCCCAAGACCTTCGAGGAGGTGGTCGCGGACCTGGCCCGTTCCGTCGACGGCCTCCTGGGCGACGACGCGCGCGCGAACGCCCTACTCGGCGCCATCGTCAACCCGGATGTGAAGACCCGTCTGGAGGCGGCCTCCGGGCTCGGCGAAGTGGCCCTCGGCTCGCGGGAGATCAGCAACCCGGAGTTCCCGGGAGCGGTCGTCCGCACCCCGGTCATCGTCAAGCTGGACGGTGCGCGGAAGTACTGGGACGGGGCGGACGACGAGCCCGCCTACCTGCGCGAGTGCTTCGGACCCGTGTCCTTCGCCGTCGCCGTCGACTCGGCGGCCGACGGGACGGAGCTGCTGCGCCGGACCATCCGCGAGAAGGGCGCGATGACGGTCGGCGCGTACACCACCGACGAGGACGTCGAGCAGGCCGTCCAGGAGGTCTGCCTGGAGGAGGCAGCCCAGCTGTCGCTGAACCTCACGGGCGGGGTGTACGTCAACCAGACGGCCGCCTTCTCCGACCTCCACGGCTCCGGCGGCAACCCGGCGGCCAACGCGGCCCTCACGGACGGGGCATTCGTGGCGAACCGCTTCCGGGTCGTGGAGGTCCGGCGCGACGCGTAG
- a CDS encoding 3-hydroxyacyl-CoA dehydrogenase, protein MTGLDLSSPVAVVGAGTMGQGIAQVALVAGNTVRLYDAMPGRAREAADAIGARLDRLVEKGRLDAADRDAARTRLLPAESIADLADCAMVMEAVLERLDVKQELFRELEGVVDEDCLLVTNTSSLSVTAIGGALSNPGRFVGLHFFNPAPLLPLVEVVSGFSTDVSSATRAYETARAWGKTPVACADTPGFIVNRIARPFYAEAFAVYEAQGADPATIDAVLRECGGFRMGAFELTDLIGQDVNESVTRSVWQSFFQDVRFTPSLAQQRLVESGRLGRKTGQGWYDYPDEGGAAERPEPHTAEPARRPAYVVVEGDLGPAAELVPLIREAGIQVREDDEDHGTRLVLPSGGQLALADGQTSVEFRDVVYFDLALDYRRASRIALSASQDTSPQTLAEATGLFQALGKQVSVIGDVPGMIVARTVARIVDFAHDAVAKGVATEEDIDTAMRLGVNYPLGPFEWSRRLGRNWAYALLDDLHMRDPSGRYAPSLALYRHAYATDKREGSTS, encoded by the coding sequence ATGACAGGACTCGACCTCAGCAGCCCCGTGGCCGTCGTCGGCGCCGGCACCATGGGCCAGGGCATCGCCCAGGTCGCACTGGTCGCGGGCAATACCGTACGGCTGTACGACGCCATGCCCGGGCGGGCCCGGGAGGCCGCCGACGCGATCGGCGCGCGTCTGGACCGGCTCGTCGAGAAGGGCCGTCTCGACGCCGCCGACCGGGACGCGGCACGCACCCGTCTGCTGCCCGCCGAGAGCATCGCCGACCTCGCCGACTGCGCCATGGTCATGGAGGCCGTTCTGGAGCGGCTGGACGTCAAGCAGGAGCTGTTCCGCGAGCTCGAGGGCGTCGTCGACGAGGACTGCCTGCTCGTCACCAACACCTCCTCCCTGTCGGTGACGGCCATCGGCGGTGCCCTGAGCAACCCCGGCCGCTTCGTCGGCCTGCACTTCTTCAACCCCGCTCCGCTGCTCCCGCTCGTCGAGGTCGTCTCCGGGTTCTCCACGGACGTCTCGTCGGCCACGCGCGCGTACGAGACGGCCCGCGCCTGGGGCAAGACCCCGGTCGCCTGTGCCGACACCCCGGGCTTCATCGTCAACCGCATCGCGCGGCCCTTCTACGCCGAGGCGTTCGCGGTCTACGAGGCCCAGGGCGCCGACCCCGCCACCATCGACGCGGTCCTGCGGGAGTGCGGCGGGTTCAGGATGGGCGCCTTCGAACTGACCGACCTGATCGGCCAGGACGTCAACGAGTCCGTCACGCGCTCCGTGTGGCAGTCCTTCTTCCAGGACGTGCGCTTCACGCCGTCACTCGCCCAGCAGCGCCTGGTCGAGTCGGGCCGGCTCGGCCGCAAGACCGGACAGGGCTGGTACGACTATCCCGACGAAGGTGGGGCCGCCGAGCGTCCCGAGCCGCACACCGCCGAGCCGGCGCGGCGACCGGCGTACGTGGTCGTCGAAGGCGACCTCGGACCCGCGGCGGAGCTGGTCCCGCTGATCCGCGAGGCGGGAATCCAGGTCCGCGAGGACGACGAGGACCACGGCACCCGGCTGGTGCTGCCCAGCGGCGGTCAGCTGGCCCTCGCCGACGGACAGACCTCGGTCGAGTTCCGGGACGTCGTGTACTTCGACCTCGCGCTCGACTACCGCAGAGCGTCCCGTATCGCCCTGTCCGCCTCCCAGGACACCTCCCCGCAGACGCTCGCCGAGGCCACCGGACTCTTTCAGGCGCTCGGCAAGCAGGTCAGCGTGATCGGCGACGTACCCGGCATGATCGTCGCCCGTACGGTCGCCCGGATCGTCGACTTCGCGCACGACGCCGTCGCCAAGGGCGTGGCCACCGAGGAGGACATCGACACGGCGATGCGGCTCGGCGTCAACTACCCGCTGGGCCCCTTCGAATGGAGCCGCCGCCTGGGCCGCAACTGGGCCTACGCCCTCCTGGACGACCTGCATATGCGCGACCCCTCGGGACGTTACGCGCCCTCCCTCGCGCTGTACCGCCACGCGTACGCCACCGACAAGCGGGAGGGCAGCACCTCATGA
- a CDS encoding TetR/AcrR family transcriptional regulator, with protein sequence MTTAKRDTYTPQTLLSVAVQVFNERGYDGTSMEHLSKAAGISKSSIYHHVTGKEELLRLAVSRALDGLFEILDEEHARVGRAAERLEYVVRRMVEVLIAELPYVTLLLRVRGNTGTERWALERRRDFDHRVADLLRAAAAEGDVRGDVEVRLATRLVFGMINSIVEWYRPDGRGMNEREVAEAVVRLVFGGLGRPV encoded by the coding sequence ATGACGACCGCCAAGCGCGACACGTACACGCCTCAGACGCTGCTGTCCGTCGCCGTCCAGGTCTTCAACGAGCGCGGTTACGACGGCACCTCCATGGAGCACCTCTCCAAGGCGGCCGGCATCTCCAAGTCGTCGATCTACCACCACGTCACCGGCAAGGAGGAGCTGCTGCGCCTGGCCGTGAGCCGGGCGCTGGACGGCCTCTTCGAGATCCTCGACGAGGAGCACGCGCGCGTGGGACGCGCGGCGGAGCGCCTGGAGTACGTCGTACGGCGCATGGTCGAGGTGCTCATAGCCGAGCTCCCGTACGTCACCCTGCTGCTGCGGGTACGCGGCAACACCGGCACCGAGCGGTGGGCCCTGGAGCGGCGCCGCGACTTCGACCACCGGGTCGCCGACCTGCTGAGGGCGGCTGCCGCGGAGGGCGACGTGCGCGGCGACGTGGAGGTCCGGCTCGCGACGCGGCTGGTCTTCGGGATGATCAACTCGATCGTCGAGTGGTACCGGCCGGACGGGCGGGGCATGAACGAGCGCGAGGTCGCCGAAGCGGTGGTGCGGCTGGTGTTCGGAGGGCTCGGGAGGCCCGTCTGA
- a CDS encoding Lrp/AsnC family transcriptional regulator: MADSPDGSGPRPSPRPLDAIDEDILQMLQADGRASIRSVAERVHVSRANAYARINRLIEDGVIRGFGARVNHERAGQGTSAYVTLKIVQNSWRTVREQLRQLPGASHIALVGGDFDVLLLVHTSDNRSLRELVLTRLQAIPEVLSTRTLLVFEEEDLEPQG, from the coding sequence ATGGCCGACAGCCCGGACGGCAGCGGCCCTCGGCCGTCCCCTCGCCCCCTCGACGCCATCGACGAGGACATCCTGCAGATGCTGCAGGCGGACGGCCGCGCGTCGATACGGTCGGTCGCCGAACGGGTCCATGTCTCGCGCGCCAACGCCTACGCGCGCATCAACCGCCTCATCGAGGACGGCGTCATCCGCGGCTTCGGGGCCCGCGTCAACCACGAACGCGCGGGCCAGGGCACCTCGGCGTACGTCACCCTGAAGATCGTCCAGAACTCCTGGCGCACGGTGCGCGAGCAGCTCAGACAGCTGCCGGGCGCCTCCCACATCGCTCTGGTCGGCGGCGACTTCGACGTCCTGCTGCTGGTGCACACCTCCGACAACCGGTCGCTGCGCGAGCTGGTGCTGACCCGGCTCCAGGCGATCCCGGAGGTGCTCAGCACCCGCACCCTGCTGGTGTTCGAGGAGGAGGACCTGGAGCCGCAGGGCTGA
- the pdhA gene encoding pyruvate dehydrogenase (acetyl-transferring) E1 component subunit alpha, with translation MTVMEQRGAYRPSPPPAWQPRTDPAPLLPDAEPYRVLGTEAAKEVDPGLLRRLYAELVRGRRYNAQATALTKQGRLAVYPSSTGQEACEVAAALVLQERDWLFPSYRDTLAAVARGVDPVQALTLLRGDWHTGYDPREHRVAPLCTPLATQLPHAVGLAHAARLKGDDVVALAMVGDGGTSEGDFHEALNFAAVWQAPVVFLVQNNGFAISVPLAKQTAAPSLAHKAVGYGMPGRLVDGNDVAAVHEVLADAVRHARAGGGPTLVEAITYRVDAHTNADDATRYRQDTEVETWRGHDPIALLEHELTEHGLLDEDGVRAARDAAETMAADLRTRMNQDPPLDPMDLFDHVYAEPTRHLREQRDRLRAELEAEQEGPHR, from the coding sequence ATGACGGTCATGGAGCAGCGGGGCGCGTACCGGCCATCGCCGCCGCCCGCCTGGCAGCCCCGCACCGACCCCGCGCCGCTGCTGCCCGACGCGGAGCCGTACCGCGTCCTCGGCACGGAGGCGGCCAAGGAGGTCGACCCCGGGCTGTTGCGCCGGCTCTACGCCGAACTGGTCCGTGGCCGCCGCTACAACGCGCAGGCCACCGCCCTCACCAAGCAGGGCCGACTGGCCGTCTACCCCTCCAGCACCGGCCAGGAGGCCTGCGAGGTCGCCGCCGCACTGGTCCTCCAGGAACGCGACTGGCTCTTTCCCAGCTATCGCGACACCCTGGCCGCGGTGGCACGCGGCGTGGACCCCGTCCAGGCCCTCACCCTGCTGCGCGGCGACTGGCACACCGGCTACGACCCGCGCGAACACCGCGTGGCCCCCCTGTGCACCCCGCTCGCCACCCAGCTGCCGCACGCCGTCGGTCTCGCGCACGCCGCCCGCCTCAAGGGCGACGACGTCGTCGCGCTGGCCATGGTCGGCGACGGCGGCACCAGCGAGGGCGACTTCCACGAGGCACTGAACTTCGCCGCCGTCTGGCAGGCCCCGGTCGTCTTCCTGGTGCAGAACAACGGCTTCGCGATCTCCGTACCGCTCGCCAAGCAGACCGCGGCCCCGTCGCTGGCCCACAAGGCCGTCGGCTACGGGATGCCCGGCCGCCTGGTCGACGGCAACGACGTCGCCGCCGTGCACGAGGTCCTCGCCGACGCCGTACGCCACGCGCGCGCGGGAGGCGGTCCCACGCTGGTCGAGGCGATCACGTACCGCGTCGACGCCCACACCAACGCCGATGACGCCACCCGCTACCGGCAGGACACCGAGGTCGAGACCTGGCGCGGACACGACCCGATCGCGCTCCTGGAACACGAACTGACCGAACACGGTCTCCTCGACGAGGACGGCGTCCGGGCCGCTCGCGACGCCGCCGAGACCATGGCCGCCGACCTGCGTACCCGCATGAACCAGGACCCGCCGCTCGACCCCATGGACCTGTTCGACCACGTCTACGCCGAGCCCACCCGGCACCTGCGCGAGCAGCGGGACCGGTTGCGGGCCGAGCTGGAGGCCGAGCAGGAAGGCCCGCACCGATGA
- a CDS encoding alpha-ketoacid dehydrogenase subunit beta, with protein sequence MTTVALKPATMAQALTRAMRDAMAADPTVHVMGEDVGTLGGVFRVTDGLAKEFGETRCTDTPLAEAGILGTAVGMAMYGLRPVVEMQFDAFAYPAFEQLISHVSRMRNRTRGAMPLPLTIRVPYGGGIGGVEHHSDSSEAYYMATPGLHVVTPATVADAYGLLRAAIASDDPVVFLEPKRLYWSKDSWNPEEPPAVEPIGRAVVRRSGRSATLITYGPSVPVCLEAAEAAREEGWDLEVVDLRSLVPFDDETVCASVRRTGRAVVVHESGGFGGPGGEIAARVTEGCFHHLEAPVLRVAGFDIPYPPPMLERHHLPGVDRILDAVGRLQWEAES encoded by the coding sequence ATGACCACCGTCGCCCTCAAACCGGCCACCATGGCGCAGGCCCTCACGCGCGCGATGCGCGATGCCATGGCCGCCGACCCGACCGTGCACGTCATGGGCGAGGACGTCGGCACCCTCGGCGGTGTCTTCCGGGTCACCGACGGTCTCGCCAAGGAGTTCGGCGAGACCCGCTGCACGGACACCCCGCTGGCCGAGGCGGGCATCCTCGGCACGGCGGTCGGCATGGCGATGTACGGGCTGCGCCCGGTCGTGGAGATGCAGTTCGACGCGTTCGCCTACCCCGCGTTCGAGCAGCTCATCAGCCATGTCTCCCGGATGCGCAACCGCACCCGGGGTGCGATGCCGCTCCCGCTCACCATCCGTGTCCCCTACGGCGGGGGCATCGGCGGCGTCGAACACCACAGCGACTCGTCCGAGGCGTACTACATGGCCACTCCGGGGCTCCATGTCGTCACTCCCGCGACCGTCGCCGACGCGTACGGCCTGCTGCGCGCCGCCATCGCCTCCGACGACCCGGTCGTCTTCCTGGAACCCAAGCGTCTGTACTGGTCGAAGGACTCCTGGAACCCGGAGGAGCCGCCGGCCGTTGAACCGATCGGCCGCGCGGTGGTGCGGCGCTCGGGCCGGAGCGCCACGCTGATCACGTACGGACCGTCCGTGCCCGTCTGCCTCGAAGCCGCCGAGGCGGCCCGGGAGGAAGGCTGGGACCTCGAAGTCGTCGACCTGCGCTCCCTGGTGCCGTTCGACGACGAGACGGTCTGCGCCTCGGTACGGCGGACCGGGCGAGCGGTCGTCGTACACGAGTCGGGCGGCTTCGGCGGCCCGGGCGGGGAGATCGCGGCCCGTGTCACGGAAGGGTGCTTCCACCACCTGGAGGCCCCGGTGCTGCGCGTGGCCGGGTTCGACATCCCCTACCCGCCGCCGATGCTGGAGCGTCATCACCTGCCCGGCGTGGACCGGATCCTGGACGCCGTGGGGCGCCTGCAATGGGAGGCCGAGAGCTGA
- a CDS encoding 2-oxo acid dehydrogenase subunit E2 — protein sequence MAQVLEFKLPDLGEGLTEAEIVRWLVQVGDVVAVDQPVVEVETAKAMVEVPCPYGGVVTARFGEEGTELPVGAPLITVAVGAPTSDVQTEGSGNVLVGYGTSEAPARRRRVRPGQPAQAPGAPAEAPTGTPGTANGQVGAPDVADGPVPVISPLVRRLARTNGLDLRDLTGSGPDGLILRADVEYALRASAAPARPATQPTEPPARVAPRQTAAPAAAAAPATATATTTAPSPSGTRIPLKGVRGAVADKLSRSRREIPDATCWVDADATELMRARTAMNASGGPKIALLALLARICTSALSRWPELNSTVDMDAREVVRLDQVHLGFAAQTERGLVVPVVRDAHTRDAESLTAEFARLTEAARAGTLTPRELTGGTFTLNNYGVFGVDGSTPIINHPEAAMLGVGRIVPKPWVHEGELAVRQVVQLSLTFDHRVCDGGTAGGFLRYVADCVEQPAVLLRTL from the coding sequence ATGGCACAGGTGCTGGAGTTCAAGCTCCCCGACCTCGGGGAGGGGCTCACCGAGGCGGAGATCGTGCGCTGGCTGGTTCAGGTCGGCGATGTCGTCGCCGTCGACCAGCCGGTCGTCGAGGTCGAGACGGCCAAGGCGATGGTCGAGGTGCCCTGCCCCTACGGCGGTGTGGTCACCGCCCGCTTCGGCGAGGAGGGCACGGAACTGCCCGTCGGGGCGCCGCTGATCACCGTGGCGGTGGGCGCGCCGACCTCCGACGTCCAGACCGAGGGCTCCGGGAACGTGCTGGTGGGCTACGGCACCTCCGAGGCACCCGCGCGGCGACGCCGGGTACGCCCGGGACAGCCGGCGCAGGCCCCGGGAGCGCCGGCAGAAGCGCCGACCGGCACCCCCGGGACGGCGAACGGCCAGGTCGGTGCGCCCGACGTGGCGGACGGGCCCGTTCCCGTGATCTCCCCCCTGGTCCGCAGGCTGGCCCGCACGAACGGCCTGGACCTGCGGGACCTCACCGGCTCCGGGCCCGACGGGCTGATCCTGCGGGCGGACGTGGAGTACGCGCTGCGGGCCTCCGCCGCCCCGGCCCGCCCCGCCACCCAGCCGACCGAGCCGCCCGCGCGCGTGGCGCCCAGGCAGACGGCAGCCCCCGCCGCGGCGGCCGCCCCCGCCACGGCGACCGCTACCACGACCGCCCCCTCCCCCTCCGGCACCCGTATCCCCCTCAAGGGCGTCCGCGGCGCCGTGGCCGACAAGCTCTCCCGCAGCCGACGGGAGATTCCGGACGCCACCTGCTGGGTGGACGCCGACGCGACGGAGCTCATGCGGGCGCGTACGGCGATGAACGCCTCCGGCGGCCCGAAGATCGCCCTCCTCGCCCTGCTCGCCCGGATCTGCACCTCGGCCCTGTCCCGTTGGCCCGAGCTCAACTCCACGGTGGACATGGACGCCAGGGAAGTCGTCCGGCTCGACCAGGTCCACCTCGGGTTCGCCGCCCAGACCGAGCGAGGTCTCGTGGTCCCTGTGGTCCGGGACGCGCACACACGGGACGCCGAGTCGCTCACCGCGGAGTTCGCAAGGCTCACCGAGGCGGCCCGGGCGGGCACCCTCACGCCCCGGGAACTCACCGGTGGCACCTTCACGTTGAACAACTACGGCGTGTTCGGCGTCGACGGCTCCACACCGATCATCAACCACCCCGAAGCGGCCATGCTCGGCGTCGGCCGGATCGTCCCCAAGCCGTGGGTGCACGAGGGCGAGCTGGCGGTGCGGCAGGTCGTACAGCTCTCGCTCACCTTCGACCACCGGGTGTGCGACGGCGGCACCGCCGGCGGCTTCCTGCGGTACGTGGCGGACTGCGTGGAACAGCCGGCGGTTCTGCTGCGCACGCTGTGA
- a CDS encoding molybdenum cofactor guanylyltransferase: MTAYDAVVLAGGAARRLGGADKPGVRVGGRALLDRVLAACADARTTVVVADPRPTARPVTWARERPPGGGPVAALYAGLRHTTAQDVVVLSADLPFLTEETVRRLLTALGTSGAEGVLLTDTDGRDQPLVAAYRTSALRRELTVLNGMPARSGSAESGGLTGLPVRRLTAGLDLTRVPDPVASFDCDTWDDIATARARIREHGHVLDEWITAVKDELGLELDVDTGVLLDLARDAAHGVARPAAPLTTFLVGYAAARAGGGPEAVAEASRKATALALRWADEDTAEAKPDAAPDAG; the protein is encoded by the coding sequence GTGACCGCATACGACGCCGTCGTGCTCGCCGGAGGTGCCGCCCGGCGGCTCGGTGGTGCGGACAAACCGGGAGTGCGGGTGGGCGGACGCGCACTGCTCGACCGAGTGCTCGCCGCCTGCGCCGACGCCCGCACCACCGTCGTCGTCGCCGACCCACGGCCGACCGCCCGGCCCGTGACCTGGGCGCGTGAGAGGCCGCCCGGCGGCGGACCGGTGGCCGCGCTCTACGCCGGGCTGCGGCACACCACGGCCCAGGACGTCGTCGTTCTCTCCGCCGACCTGCCCTTCCTGACCGAGGAGACGGTACGGCGACTGCTGACCGCCTTGGGGACCAGCGGCGCCGAGGGCGTGCTGCTCACCGACACCGACGGCCGCGACCAGCCGCTCGTGGCCGCCTACCGCACGTCCGCACTGCGCCGGGAGCTGACCGTTCTCAACGGAATGCCGGCCAGGAGCGGCTCCGCCGAGAGCGGCGGCCTCACCGGTCTGCCCGTGCGCCGGCTGACCGCGGGGCTCGACCTCACCCGCGTCCCCGATCCCGTCGCGTCCTTCGACTGCGACACCTGGGACGACATCGCCACTGCCAGGGCACGCATCAGGGAGCATGGGCACGTGTTGGATGAATGGATTACCGCAGTCAAGGACGAACTCGGCCTCGAGCTCGACGTCGACACGGGCGTGCTGCTCGACCTCGCCCGAGACGCCGCCCACGGTGTGGCGCGGCCCGCTGCCCCGCTGACCACCTTCCTCGTCGGCTATGCGGCCGCGCGGGCCGGTGGCGGGCCGGAGGCGGTGGCCGAGGCGTCCCGCAAGGCGACCGCCCTCGCCCTCCGCTGGGCCGACGAGGACACCGCCGAGGCCAAGCCCGACGCGGCCCCGGACGCCGGATGA
- a CDS encoding molybdopterin molybdotransferase MoeA: MTARATRAGEDAEDLDVEEVLALVNENHGHNAGGQVPAPGTEDGRHSDSHGAAHRPEHTQGTRHRATPWPEARAIAERAARTTRGARHAPVSVLLDGALGLTLAAPLAALTDLPSFDTSAMDGWAVAGPGPWDVRDDGVLAGHAEPEPLTDGEAVRIATGARIPPDTTAVLRSEHGRTDDKGRLHSTREAAHGQDIRPRGQECRSGDQLLPVGALVTPAVLGLAAAAGYDTLTVVPRPRVEVIVLGDELLTKGTPHDGLIRDALGPMLPPWLRALGAEVIAVRRLGDHADALHKAITTSDADLIVTTGGTAAGPVDHVHPTLRRIGAELLVHGVKVRPGHPMLLARTKENQHLVGLPGNPLAAVSGLLTLAEPLLRTLAARPAPESYTLPLQDEVHGHPYDTRLIPVVLRGDRAVPLHYNGPAMLRGIAAADALAVVPPGGSRPGQESELLDLPWASAGIGVCFT, encoded by the coding sequence ATGACGGCCCGAGCCACCCGGGCAGGCGAGGACGCCGAGGACCTCGACGTCGAGGAGGTACTCGCCCTCGTGAACGAGAACCACGGACACAATGCCGGTGGTCAGGTACCCGCACCCGGCACGGAGGACGGCCGTCACAGCGACTCGCACGGTGCCGCTCACCGGCCGGAACACACGCAGGGGACCCGTCACCGGGCCACCCCCTGGCCCGAGGCCCGGGCGATCGCCGAACGGGCCGCCCGCACCACCCGTGGCGCCCGCCACGCCCCCGTCTCGGTCCTCCTCGACGGCGCCCTCGGTCTCACCCTGGCCGCTCCGCTCGCCGCCCTCACCGACCTGCCCTCCTTCGACACCTCCGCGATGGACGGCTGGGCGGTCGCCGGCCCCGGCCCCTGGGACGTCAGGGACGACGGGGTCCTCGCCGGGCACGCCGAGCCCGAGCCGCTGACCGACGGCGAGGCCGTCCGGATCGCCACCGGCGCCCGCATCCCCCCGGACACCACCGCGGTCCTCCGCAGCGAGCACGGCCGTACCGACGACAAGGGGCGGCTGCACTCCACCCGCGAGGCGGCGCACGGCCAGGACATCCGGCCACGCGGCCAGGAGTGCCGCAGCGGCGACCAACTTCTCCCGGTCGGCGCCCTGGTGACGCCGGCGGTCCTGGGCCTCGCCGCGGCCGCCGGATACGACACCCTCACCGTCGTCCCCCGCCCCCGTGTCGAAGTCATCGTCCTGGGTGACGAGTTGCTCACCAAGGGCACTCCGCACGACGGGCTGATCCGTGACGCCCTCGGGCCGATGCTCCCGCCCTGGCTGCGTGCGCTGGGCGCCGAGGTCATCGCCGTACGCCGACTCGGTGACCACGCCGACGCCCTGCACAAGGCGATCACCACCAGCGACGCCGACCTGATCGTCACCACCGGCGGCACCGCCGCGGGCCCCGTCGATCACGTCCATCCCACCCTGCGCCGCATCGGCGCCGAGCTCCTGGTGCACGGCGTGAAGGTGCGCCCCGGCCACCCCATGCTGCTGGCCCGCACCAAGGAGAACCAGCACCTCGTCGGCCTGCCCGGCAACCCCCTGGCGGCCGTCTCCGGCCTGCTCACACTCGCCGAGCCGCTGCTGCGGACCCTCGCGGCACGGCCCGCCCCGGAGTCGTACACGCTGCCACTCCAGGACGAGGTGCACGGGCACCCGTACGACACCCGGCTCATCCCCGTCGTTCTGCGCGGTGACCGGGCGGTGCCGCTGCACTACAACGGCCCGGCGATGCTGCGAGGCATCGCGGCGGCCGACGCCCTGGCCGTCGTACCGCCCGGCGGCTCGCGGCCCGGTCAGGAGAGCGAACTCCTCGATCTGCCCTGGGCGAGCGCCGGAATCGGGGTGTGTTTCACGTGA